The genomic region GATTACTCCGAGACGTCGTTCATTGCGCTTGAGATTGGCTTCGGCTATACGGCTGCGCTGGGGATAGAGAACGGTAAGATCGTTGACGGCGTCGGCGGGACTATCGGCGGGGTCGGATACATGGGCATGGGCGGAATGGACGGCGAACTCGCCTACGCCTTAGCAAATACGGTTGGAGCGTTCTCGAAGATGATGCTCTTTAATGGCGGTGCTGCCTCGATTTCGCAGATTGATCCCCAGAAAGTTTCGATTGAGGAATTCCTCCATCGCGCACGGAGCAACGAGCAGCTGGTGAAGCTCGCCTATTCCGCCATGCTGGAATCACTACTCAAGGATACGTACCTCATGCTTTCGTCGGTCAGGCAGCCAAAGGAGATCTTACTGAGCGGGCGGTTCACGCGGATTGACTCGTTCGTTCAGGACGTAACATCTTTACTGCAGGACCATCTCAGCGAACGCGGAGTCGACGCGGGGATAAGAACCCTGACGAGGACTGGCGGCGAAGTAAAGGAAGCTGCGGAAGGCGCGGCGGTTATTGCGAACGGAATAGCAGGCGGGAAATACGAAAAGCTGGTAGAAATCATGGAGCTGAGAAAGAGTTCAGGCGGAGTGTTCAGCCACATCTATCTTGATGAGGAAACAAGGCGAAGAATAGAAGAAACTTTTACACAGTAACGCCTTAGTATTTAGAGAATGCTAAAGAATGATGCGTTCTATTAGGGGAGGGGTATGACGCGCGCAGCAGGTGTTGATCCGGGAACGAAGAGCATGGATATCTGTGCCATCGAGGATGGCAGGGTGTACTATGAGAACCCGTTTGAGAACCTCGTCATAGCGAATGCTCCTGAGAAGATAATAGCGGGGATACGCGAAGCGTTACCCTTAGACCTCATTGCCGGGCCGTCGGGTTACGGCGTGGAACCCACACGGCTCGACGAGATCCCGGAAAGCATCTTCGAGGACTGGTATTACAATTACGTCTTACTCACGACGAAGGAGGAGATCCTGAAGGGGATAGAAGACGGCATCTTCGGCGCGATCCTGTACAAGAACATGACCGATTTCTCGGTCTGGCTGCGACACGAGCAGTTACTGGCGATGTTCATCCCGTCGGTGATCGAACTGCCGACCGTGCCGTATTACCGGAAGCTAAATAAGCTCGATATGGGCACTGCGGACAAGTTGGCGGTGGCGGTGCTCGGCGTTCATGATCAATCGCGGCGGTTCGGCATCCCGTACTCGGACGTGTCGTTTATCCTCGTCGAGGTTGGCTTTGGGTATAATGCGGTCATCGGCGTCGATGGCGGCCGCGTGGTGGACGGTATAGGCGGCACGAACTTCCCCGGTATTGGGTTTTTAACGGCTTCGGCGGTGGATGGCGAGCTGGTGCAGATCGTGCATAACTGGGAGCGGAAGGACACCTTCGAGGGTGGTGTCGTCTCCGTCACCGGCGAGATGGATCCTGACGCGTTTGTCAGCC from Methanomicrobia archaeon harbors:
- a CDS encoding DUF1464 family protein → MVTAIGIDPGTKSMDLFGFDDASDEVIIDLAIPRVEVTKDPEIVLEAIRALDREIDVIVGPSGYGLPMVKASEAADGEINAATFITQADVARRLNIVGLRELMFLMKKSNLNVWFPPGVIHLPTVPEYRKINRIDMGTADKVFTAVSGIRDQAERYDLDYSETSFIALEIGFGYTAALGIENGKIVDGVGGTIGGVGYMGMGGMDGELAYALANTVGAFSKMMLFNGGAASISQIDPQKVSIEEFLHRARSNEQLVKLAYSAMLESLLKDTYLMLSSVRQPKEILLSGRFTRIDSFVQDVTSLLQDHLSERGVDAGIRTLTRTGGEVKEAAEGAAVIANGIAGGKYEKLVEIMELRKSSGGVFSHIYLDEETRRRIEETFTQ
- a CDS encoding DUF1464 family protein, which gives rise to MTRAAGVDPGTKSMDICAIEDGRVYYENPFENLVIANAPEKIIAGIREALPLDLIAGPSGYGVEPTRLDEIPESIFEDWYYNYVLLTTKEEILKGIEDGIFGAILYKNMTDFSVWLRHEQLLAMFIPSVIELPTVPYYRKLNKLDMGTADKLAVAVLGVHDQSRRFGIPYSDVSFILVEVGFGYNAVIGVDGGRVVDGIGGTNFPGIGFLTASAVDGELVQIVHNWERKDTFEGGVVSVTGEMDPDAFVSRKGVKNEIAFDAMMEGIEKAVAEMTASVKKPREILISGRWTKQNEIKRELIRRLLPYADVRSVGFLEGAEKTKETAQGYAMVADGLAGGTFKELIEWMQINKAKGTALEYVHHPKLSGPPERFVGFK